Proteins encoded in a region of the Populus alba chromosome 13, ASM523922v2, whole genome shotgun sequence genome:
- the LOC118028187 gene encoding fasciclin-like arabinogalactan protein 12, which yields MKQQYSIFSFSMLLLSLCYINTFAQSQTAAPAQAPAVVVAQPPVATPTQAAAPHGITNVTKILEKAGHFTIFIRLLRSTQEENHLFSALNDSSSGVTIFAPTDGAFSELKSGTLNTLSDGDKSELVKFHVVPTFLSTSQFQTVSNPLGTWAGTGSRLPLNVTSYPNSVNITTGLTNTSLSGTVYTDNQLAIYKIEKVLLPKDIFASKAPAPAPAAAAPEKPTKAVPAANVESPVAPVDISSAVTFMYNNVVGSLVIVAAAMFACHVEGF from the coding sequence ATGAAGCAACAGTACTCAATCTTCTCATTTTCAATGCTCCTTCTTTCCCTTTGTTATATCAATACCTTTGCCCAGTCACAAACAGCAGCCCCAGCACAGGCACCAGCAGTAGTCGTAGCACAACCTCCAGTCGCAACCCCAACACAGGCTGCTGCACCACACGGAATCACCAACGTCACCAAAATACTTGAGAAGGCTGGCCACTTCACGATCTTTATCCGCCTTTTGAGATCCACCCAAGAGGAAAACCACTTGTTCTCCGCGCTCAATGATTCAAGCTCTGGTGTAACCATCTTTGCACCGACAGATGGTGCCTTTTCGGAACTCAAATCAGGAACTCTCAATACTCTAAGCGATGGTGACAAGTCTGAGTTGGTGAAGTTCCACGTGGTTCCAACATTCCTTTCCACTTCCCAGTTTCAGACTGTAAGCAATCCTCTTGGAACATGGGCTGGAACAGGTAGTAGGTTACCACTTAACGTCACAAGTTATCCAAACTCGGTGAACATAACCACAGGACTTACCAATACAAGTTTATCTGGCACGGTATACACGGACAACCAGCTAGCCATTTATAAGATTGAGAAGGTGCTGCTTCCCAAGGACATTTTTGCTTCAAAGGCCCCAGCTCCAGCTCCAGCAGCAGCCGCACCAGAAAAGCCTACTAAGGCAGTTCCTGCAGCTAATGTTGAGAGTCCCGTAGCTCCAGTGGATATATCGAGCGCAGTTACGTTTATGTATAATAATGTGGTTGGATCACTCGTTATAGTTGCTGCTGCAATGTTTGCTTGTCATGTAGAAGGGTTTTGA
- the LOC118028186 gene encoding fasciclin-like arabinogalactan protein 12, whose product MKQQHSIFSFSMLLLSICYINIFAQSPTAAPAQAPAVVVAQPPVATPTQAAAPHGITNVTKILEKAGHFTIFIRLLRSTQEENHLFSALNDSSSGVTIFAPTDGAFSELKSGTLNTLSDGDKSELVKFHVVPTFLSTSQFQTVSNPLGTWAGTGSRLPLNVTSYPNSVNITTGLTNTSLSGTVYTDNQLAIYKIEKVLLPKDIFASKAPAPAPAAAAPEKPTKTVPAANAESPVAPVDISSAVTFMHDNVVGSLVIVAAAMFACHVEGF is encoded by the coding sequence atgaaGCAACAGCACTCAATCTTCTCATTTTCAATGCTCCTTCTTTCCATTTGTTATATCAATATCTTTGCCCAGTCACCAACAGCCGCCCCAGCACAAGCACCAGCAGTAGTCGTAGCACAACCTCCAGTCGCAACCCCAACACAGGCAGCTGCACCGCACGGGATCACCAACGTCACCAAAATCCTTGAGAAGGCTGGCCACTTCACGATCTTTATCCGCCTTTTGAGATCCACCCAAGAGGAAAACCACTTGTTCTCCGCGCTCAATGATTCAAGCTCTGGTGTAACCATCTTTGCACCGACAGATGGTGCCTTTTCGGAACTCAAATCAGGAACTCTCAATACTCTAAGTGATGGTGACAAGTCTGAGTTGGTGAAGTTCCACGTAGTTCCAACATTCCTATCCACTTCCCAGTTTCAGACTGTAAGTAATCCTCTTGGAACATGGGCTGGAACAGGTAGTAGGTTACCGCTTAACGTCACAAGTTATCCAAACTCGGTGAACATAACCACAGGACTTACCAATACAAGTTTATCTGGCACGGTATACACGGACAACCAGCTAGCTATTTATAAGATTGAGAAGGTGCTACTTCCTAAGGACATTTTTGCTTCGAAGGCCCCAGCTCCAGCTCCAGCAGCAGCCGCACCAGAAAAGCCTACTAAGACAGTTCCTGCAGCTAATGCTGAGAGTCCTGTTGCTCCTGTGGATATATCTAGCGCAGTTACGTTTATGCATGATAATGTGGTTGGATCACTCGTTATAGTTGCTGCTGCAATGTTTGCTTGTCATGTAGAAGGGTTTTGA
- the LOC118028190 gene encoding fasciclin-like arabinogalactan protein 12: MKQQYSISSISVFLLFLHYTNTFAQSPAAAPAQAPAVVVAQPPAATPTQAAAPHGITNVTKILEKAGHFTIFIRLLRSTQEENHLFSALNDSSSGVTIFAPTDGAFSELKSGTLNTLSDGDKSELVKFHVVPTFLSTSQFQTVSNPLGTWAGTGSRLPLNVTSYPNSVNITTGLTNTSLSGTVYTDNQLAIYKIEKVLLPKDIFASKAPAPAPVALAPEKPTKAVPAANVESPVAPVDISSAVMFTRNNVVGLVGIVAAAIFAL; the protein is encoded by the coding sequence ATGAAGCAACAGTACTCAATCTCCTCCATTTcagttttccttcttttcctccACTATACCAATACCTTTGCCCAGTCACCAGCAGCAGCCCCAGCACAGGCACCAGCAGTAGTCGTAGCACAACCCCCAGCCGCAACTCCAACACAGGCAGCTGCTCCACACGGCATCACCAACGTCACCAAAATCCTTGAGAAGGCTGGCCACTTCACGATCTTTATCCGCCTTTTGAGATCCACCCAAGAGGAAAACCACTTGTTCTCCGCGCTTAATGATTCAAGCTCTGGTGTAACCATCTTTGCACCGACAGATGGTGCCTTTTCGGAACTCAAATCAGGAACTCTCAATACTCTAAGCGATGGTGACAAGTCTGAGTTGGTGAAATTCCACGTGGTTCCAACATTCCTATCCACTTCCCAGTTTCAGACTGTAAGTAATCCTCTTGGAACATGGGCTGGAACAGGTAGCAGGTTACCACTTAACGTCACAAGTTATCCAAACTCGGTGAACATAACCACAGGACTTACCAATACAAGTTTATCTGGCACGGTATACACGGACAACCAGCTAGCTATTTATAAGATTGAGAAGGTGCTACTTCCCAAGGACATTTTTGCTTCTAAGGCCCCAGCTCCAGCACCAGTAGCACTCGCACCGGAAAAGCCTACGAAGGCAGTTCCTGCAGCTAATGTTGAGAGTCCTGTTGCTCCAGTGGATATATCTAGCGCAGTCATGTTCACGCGTAATAACGTGGTTGGATTAGTTGGTATAGTTGCTGCTGCAATCTTTGCTTTATAA